From Sphingomonas nostoxanthinifaciens, a single genomic window includes:
- a CDS encoding HAD family hydrolase: MQAAAILFDFDGVLIESEYASAVHIAATLTTLGHPTTPEVAIHRFTGLAGSQFVEAVTAWIGGPLPQAFREARAIEDARAVAEGVAPVAGAVAFVASLPADLPIAVVSSSTSHWINAHLAHIGLADRFGRHVYSGREHVVRGKPAPNLYLHAAAQLGVPIEACVIIEDSVVGATGAVASGGYVIGLCAATHCDADHGDRLRALGVQALAADYDEVAAILDFTPAE; the protein is encoded by the coding sequence ATGCAGGCGGCCGCAATCCTGTTCGATTTCGACGGCGTGCTGATCGAGAGCGAATATGCGAGCGCGGTGCACATCGCCGCGACGCTGACCACGCTCGGCCACCCGACCACGCCCGAGGTGGCGATCCATCGCTTCACCGGGCTCGCCGGCAGCCAGTTCGTCGAAGCGGTGACGGCGTGGATCGGCGGCCCGCTCCCGCAGGCGTTTCGCGAAGCACGCGCGATCGAGGATGCGCGCGCGGTCGCCGAGGGCGTCGCGCCGGTGGCGGGCGCGGTGGCGTTCGTCGCGTCGTTGCCGGCGGACCTGCCGATCGCGGTGGTCTCGTCGAGCACGAGCCACTGGATCAACGCGCACCTCGCGCATATCGGCCTCGCCGATCGCTTCGGGCGGCACGTCTATAGCGGGCGCGAGCATGTCGTGCGCGGCAAGCCGGCGCCCAATCTCTATCTCCACGCCGCCGCGCAGCTTGGGGTGCCGATCGAGGCCTGCGTGATCATCGAGGATTCGGTGGTGGGCGCGACCGGCGCGGTGGCGTCGGGTGGCTACGTCATCGGCCTGTGTGCCGCGACGCATTGCGACGCCGATCATGGCGATCGTCTGCGCGCGCTGGGCGTGCAGGCGCTCGCGGCGGATTATGATGAGGTCGCCGCGATCCTGGATTTCACGCCGGCGGAGTGA
- a CDS encoding YggS family pyridoxal phosphate-dependent enzyme: MLPIDPDTPATRLAATRDRIARAARLADRPASAVTLVAVSKTHPADAIVPLIAAGQRVFGENRVQEAEEKWPALKEATPDIALHLVGQLQSNKAAQAVALFDAIHALDRPSLADALMRAIDAQGRAPACFVQVNIGAEPQKGGCAIEGVPGLLDHCRALGLPIAGLMCVPPLDVEPAPYFALLAKLARDHGLAGLSMGMSGDYETAVMLGSTHVRVGTALFGAR, encoded by the coding sequence ATGCTCCCGATCGACCCCGACACGCCCGCGACGCGCCTCGCCGCGACGCGCGACCGCATCGCCCGCGCCGCGCGGCTCGCCGACCGCCCGGCGTCGGCGGTGACTTTGGTCGCGGTCTCGAAGACGCATCCGGCCGACGCGATCGTGCCGCTGATCGCCGCCGGCCAGCGCGTATTCGGCGAGAATCGCGTGCAGGAGGCCGAGGAGAAGTGGCCGGCGCTGAAGGAAGCGACGCCGGATATCGCATTGCACCTCGTCGGCCAGCTCCAGTCGAACAAGGCGGCGCAGGCGGTGGCGCTGTTCGATGCGATCCACGCGCTCGACCGGCCGAGCCTCGCCGACGCGCTGATGCGCGCGATCGACGCGCAGGGCCGCGCGCCGGCCTGCTTCGTCCAGGTCAATATCGGCGCCGAGCCGCAGAAGGGCGGCTGCGCGATCGAAGGCGTGCCGGGGCTGCTCGACCATTGCCGCGCGCTCGGCCTGCCCATAGCCGGCCTGATGTGCGTGCCGCCGCTCGACGTGGAGCCGGCACCTTATTTCGCCTTGCTCGCCAAGCTGGCGCGCGATCACGGGCTGGCGGGGCTCAGCATGGGCATGTCGGGCGATTACGAGACCGCGGTGATGCTCGGCTCGACGCACGTCCGCGTCGGCACCGCATTGTTCGGAGCGCGCTGA
- a CDS encoding thiamine phosphate synthase, which translates to MTDERMGDALWVALARLPRGGGVIFRHYRTPLPERRVLFAHVRTIARARRLVLVLAGDPRIAAAWRADGVHGAHGGRGLLHTAPVHDRRALIAAARAGADLVLLSPVFPTRSHPGAVTLGAIRFGLAARDVRPPVIALGGMTAARFRRVGPLGAYGWAAIDAWSADTDAIRT; encoded by the coding sequence ATGACCGACGAGCGGATGGGCGACGCTTTGTGGGTCGCGCTGGCGCGACTGCCGCGCGGTGGCGGTGTGATCTTCCGCCACTATCGCACGCCCCTGCCGGAGCGACGCGTTCTGTTCGCACACGTACGGACGATCGCGCGCGCGCGGCGGCTGGTGCTGGTGCTGGCGGGCGATCCGCGCATCGCCGCGGCGTGGCGGGCGGACGGCGTCCACGGCGCACATGGCGGCCGGGGGCTGCTCCACACCGCGCCCGTGCATGATCGCCGCGCGCTGATCGCCGCGGCGCGCGCCGGCGCCGATCTGGTGCTGCTGTCGCCGGTCTTCCCGACGCGCTCGCATCCCGGTGCTGTGACGCTCGGCGCGATACGGTTCGGGCTGGCCGCGCGGGACGTTCGCCCGCCGGTGATCGCGCTGGGGGGAATGACGGCGGCGCGCTTCCGTCGCGTGGGGCCGCTCGGCGCTTATGGCTGGGCGGCGATCGACGCGTGGAGCGCCGATACGGACGCGATCAGAACTTGA
- a CDS encoding DUF3576 domain-containing protein, with translation MIRASRLALGLMLCASLGACAHHHKPRVKAEAPSRLTQIGVNAYLWRASLDTLSFMSIAQTDSNGGVIVTNWYVNPRVPTERMKVSVTILDQDLRADAVRVAAARQILQNGQWVDAAVQAATDAKLEEVILQKARDLRRNAAG, from the coding sequence ATGATCCGTGCTTCCCGTCTCGCACTCGGCCTCATGCTGTGCGCCAGCCTTGGGGCATGCGCGCACCATCACAAGCCGCGCGTGAAAGCGGAGGCGCCGTCCCGCCTCACCCAGATCGGCGTGAACGCCTATCTGTGGCGCGCTTCGCTCGACACCTTGTCGTTCATGTCGATCGCGCAGACCGACAGCAATGGCGGCGTGATCGTCACCAACTGGTACGTCAATCCGCGCGTCCCGACCGAGCGGATGAAGGTCTCGGTCACGATCCTCGACCAGGATCTGCGCGCCGACGCCGTCCGCGTGGCCGCCGCGCGCCAGATCCTGCAGAACGGCCAGTGGGTCGATGCCGCCGTGCAGGCCGCGACCGACGCCAAGCTGGAGGAAGTCATCCTGCAGAAAGCGCGCGACCTGCGCCGCAACGCGGCCGGCTGA
- a CDS encoding helix-turn-helix domain-containing protein, with protein sequence MNEIIRRQQVRSAQTINASETLGMNTDADIRRLTTAKAWMKARAVRNKVLGLHLFAEPAWDMLLALYIAHGEFRMLSVSAVVSYANVPSTTGLRWLTKLEDSGMISRRTDLKDGRRIFVQMLPEAIESMETIFDQVGESDARLGLSRLYFQR encoded by the coding sequence ATGAACGAGATCATTCGTCGGCAGCAGGTCAGAAGTGCACAAACCATCAACGCCTCTGAAACGCTTGGTATGAACACGGACGCGGACATCCGCCGGCTGACCACGGCGAAGGCGTGGATGAAGGCGCGCGCAGTCCGCAACAAGGTGCTGGGGCTCCACCTGTTCGCGGAACCGGCATGGGATATGCTGCTGGCGCTCTACATCGCCCATGGCGAGTTCCGCATGCTCAGCGTCTCGGCGGTCGTCAGTTACGCCAATGTCCCGTCGACGACCGGGCTGCGCTGGCTGACGAAGCTGGAGGATTCGGGGATGATCTCGCGCCGCACCGATCTCAAGGACGGGCGCCGCATCTTCGTCCAGATGCTGCCGGAAGCCATCGAATCAATGGAGACCATCTTCGACCAGGTGGGGGAAAGCGACGCGCGGCTGGGCCTCTCGCGCCTGTATTTCCAACGCTAA
- the lptE gene encoding LPS assembly lipoprotein LptE — MRRWLALAAALALGGCGLHPLYEGGGRGPVAQMLGQVEVGAIRGQSGWLMKHALETRLGAGGSSEVRYRLEVEIDDQINAFGVRTDNSVTRERRALRARYRLVEVSDGTVVLDATAGSDAGIDVVTSEYAVIAAEQTALENLTEQVADQIVSRVALYAVHGGKPATAPR; from the coding sequence ATGAGGCGCTGGCTGGCCCTCGCCGCCGCGCTGGCGCTGGGCGGATGCGGGCTGCACCCGCTCTACGAGGGCGGCGGGCGCGGCCCGGTCGCGCAGATGCTCGGCCAGGTCGAGGTCGGCGCCATCCGCGGCCAGTCCGGCTGGCTGATGAAGCATGCGCTGGAGACCCGGCTCGGCGCCGGCGGCAGCAGCGAGGTGCGCTATCGGCTCGAGGTCGAGATTGACGACCAGATCAACGCGTTCGGCGTGCGCACCGATAATTCGGTGACGCGCGAGCGGCGGGCGCTGCGCGCGCGCTATCGGCTGGTCGAGGTATCCGACGGCACGGTGGTGCTCGACGCGACCGCCGGATCGGACGCGGGCATCGACGTCGTCACCTCCGAATATGCCGTGATCGCCGCCGAGCAGACCGCGCTCGAGAACCTGACCGAGCAGGTTGCCGACCAGATCGTCTCGCGCGTCGCGCTCTATGCGGTGCACGGCGGCAAGCCGGCGACGGCGCCACGGTGA
- the leuS gene encoding leucine--tRNA ligase, whose amino-acid sequence MSERFEPRDSDARWQREWETRGTFHADDHSPKPKSYVLEMFPYPSGRIHMGHVRNYTMGDVLARYRRMTGHEVLHPMGWDAFGMPAENAAMEKGVHPGDWTRSNIAAMKAQLKRLGFALDWSRELATCEPDYYGQEQALFLDLYEAGLVYRKESAVNWDPVDMTVLANEQVIDGRGWRSGALVERRKLSQWFLKITDFADELLDGLDALDGWPDKVKLMQANWIGRSRGLRFRFAVENGPLPHVEVFSTRPDTIFGASFVAVAIDHPLAQALKDTTPGLAAFIDECRQTGTAAAEVETAEKKGFDTGLSAVHPLDPAWRLPVFVANFVLMEYGTGAVFGVPAHDQRDLDFARKYMLPVTRVVAKSPDHANDPIGDEADTDPGMIVNSRFLDGLASEDAKGIVIGRAEADGWGEGTTVFRLRDWGVSRQRYWGTPIPIVHCEACGPVAVPKAQLPVVLPDDVSFDIPGNPLDRHPTWKHVDCPTCDAPARRETDTLDTFVDSSWYFIRFASQPKDKPFDRAVAESWLPVGQYIGGVEHAILHLLYARFWTRALQRVGQIDIAEPFTGLFTQGMVTHETYYEEDAETGRITWFGTDEIDRRDGGAFLKDGGPQITVGRVEKMSKSKKNTVDPAPILDHYGADAVRWFMLSDSPPERDLPWSVAGIEGAARFVQRVWRASAAEGGAGRDAALDRKLHQTIAGVAVDIEALSFNKAVAKLYELVGAIEKAAPTASRAEAGRTLIRLVAPMVPHIAEEAWVRAGEDALVADAAWPDVDPALLVEDEVTIAVQINGKLRDTLSAPKGTDRPTLEAMALASEKILRVLEGATPKKVVVVPDRLVNIVA is encoded by the coding sequence ATGAGCGAGCGGTTCGAGCCCCGCGACAGCGACGCGCGCTGGCAGCGGGAGTGGGAGACGCGCGGCACGTTCCACGCCGACGATCATAGCCCCAAGCCCAAAAGCTACGTGCTGGAGATGTTCCCCTATCCGTCGGGGCGCATCCACATGGGCCATGTCCGCAATTACACGATGGGCGACGTGCTGGCGCGCTATCGCCGCATGACCGGGCACGAAGTGCTCCACCCGATGGGGTGGGACGCGTTCGGCATGCCCGCCGAGAATGCGGCGATGGAAAAGGGCGTCCACCCCGGCGACTGGACCCGTTCCAACATCGCGGCGATGAAGGCGCAGCTGAAGCGCCTCGGCTTCGCGCTCGACTGGAGCCGCGAACTCGCGACCTGCGAGCCCGATTATTACGGGCAGGAACAGGCGCTGTTCCTCGATCTGTACGAAGCCGGGCTGGTCTATCGCAAGGAAAGCGCGGTCAACTGGGATCCGGTCGACATGACCGTGCTCGCCAACGAGCAGGTGATCGACGGGCGCGGCTGGCGCTCGGGCGCATTGGTCGAGCGGCGCAAGCTCAGCCAGTGGTTCCTCAAGATCACCGATTTCGCCGACGAACTGCTCGACGGGCTGGATGCCCTCGACGGCTGGCCAGACAAGGTCAAGCTGATGCAGGCCAACTGGATCGGCCGCTCGCGCGGGCTGCGCTTCCGCTTCGCGGTCGAGAACGGCCCGCTGCCGCATGTCGAGGTGTTCAGCACGCGCCCCGACACGATCTTCGGCGCATCGTTCGTCGCGGTGGCGATCGATCATCCGCTGGCGCAGGCGCTGAAGGACACGACGCCCGGCCTCGCCGCCTTCATCGACGAATGCCGCCAGACCGGCACCGCGGCGGCCGAGGTCGAGACCGCCGAGAAGAAGGGCTTCGACACCGGCCTGTCGGCGGTCCACCCACTCGATCCCGCATGGCGACTGCCGGTGTTCGTCGCGAACTTCGTGCTGATGGAATATGGCACCGGCGCGGTGTTCGGCGTGCCGGCGCACGACCAGCGCGATCTCGATTTCGCGCGCAAATATATGCTGCCGGTGACGCGCGTCGTCGCGAAGTCGCCCGATCATGCCAACGATCCGATCGGCGACGAGGCCGACACCGATCCGGGCATGATCGTCAATTCGCGCTTCCTCGACGGGCTGGCGAGCGAGGATGCCAAGGGCATCGTCATCGGCCGTGCCGAGGCCGATGGCTGGGGCGAGGGCACGACCGTCTTCCGCCTGCGCGACTGGGGCGTCAGCCGCCAGCGTTACTGGGGTACGCCGATCCCGATCGTGCATTGCGAAGCCTGCGGCCCGGTCGCGGTGCCGAAGGCGCAATTGCCGGTGGTGCTGCCCGACGACGTCAGCTTCGACATTCCCGGCAATCCGCTCGACCGGCACCCGACGTGGAAGCATGTCGATTGCCCGACGTGCGACGCGCCCGCACGGCGCGAGACCGACACGCTCGACACCTTCGTCGATTCGTCGTGGTATTTCATCCGCTTCGCCAGCCAGCCCAAGGACAAGCCGTTCGATCGCGCGGTGGCCGAAAGCTGGCTGCCGGTCGGCCAGTATATCGGCGGGGTCGAGCATGCGATCCTCCATTTGCTCTATGCGCGCTTCTGGACGCGCGCGCTCCAGCGGGTCGGCCAGATCGACATCGCCGAGCCGTTCACCGGCCTGTTCACCCAGGGCATGGTGACGCACGAAACCTATTATGAGGAGGATGCGGAGACCGGCCGCATCACCTGGTTCGGCACCGACGAGATCGACCGGCGCGACGGGGGCGCCTTCCTCAAGGATGGCGGCCCGCAGATCACGGTCGGCCGCGTCGAGAAGATGTCGAAGTCGAAGAAGAACACGGTCGATCCGGCGCCGATCCTCGATCATTACGGCGCGGACGCGGTGCGCTGGTTCATGCTGTCCGACAGCCCGCCCGAGCGCGATCTGCCGTGGTCGGTCGCGGGGATCGAGGGCGCGGCGCGTTTCGTCCAGCGCGTATGGCGCGCGAGCGCGGCCGAAGGCGGTGCGGGCCGCGACGCCGCGCTCGACCGCAAGCTCCACCAGACGATCGCCGGCGTCGCCGTCGATATCGAGGCGCTGTCGTTCAACAAGGCGGTCGCCAAGCTCTACGAACTGGTCGGCGCGATCGAGAAGGCCGCCCCCACCGCCTCGCGCGCCGAGGCGGGCCGCACGCTGATCCGGCTGGTCGCGCCGATGGTGCCGCACATCGCCGAAGAGGCGTGGGTGCGCGCTGGCGAGGATGCGCTGGTCGCCGATGCCGCGTGGCCCGACGTCGATCCAGCCTTGCTGGTCGAGGACGAGGTGACGATCGCCGTCCAGATCAACGGCAAGCTGCGCGACACGCTGAGCGCGCCGAAGGGCACCGACCGGCCGACGCTGGAGGCGATGGCGCTCGCCTCCGAGAAGATCCTGCGCGTGCTGGAAGGCGCCACCCCGAAGAAGGTGGTGGTGGTGCCCGACCGGCTGGTCAACATCGTCGCATGA
- the holA gene encoding DNA polymerase III subunit delta — MKPAEAALLRALDGADPAIRLYLLHGPDEAGSRALAARLGKALGADAERIDLTSAMLKADPARLADEAAAIGLFGGRRWIRLDPAADDACDAIAALLEAPAAGNPVAAIGGTLRKDARLLKLVQASGAALAHASYLPEGRDADALVTEMARALGLQARPDVARRLASATGGDRAIIGQELEKLALYLDAAPERPHPLEHDALDALGAATEEGDLSRLTRAVFSGEPQAVDEELARLASEGVEGITVLRALSRRALQLAQLRAQMAAGDSVEHVMQTAGRAIFWKEQAQIRAELMRWTPEGLATAIGRLAEAERQVKSPGYPGHALVEQELLAISRFAARRR; from the coding sequence GTGAAACCGGCCGAAGCCGCGCTGCTGCGCGCGCTCGACGGCGCCGATCCGGCGATCCGCCTCTATCTGCTGCACGGCCCCGACGAGGCGGGATCGCGCGCGCTCGCCGCGCGGCTCGGCAAGGCGCTGGGCGCGGATGCCGAGCGGATCGACCTCACCTCGGCCATGCTCAAGGCCGATCCGGCCCGGCTGGCGGACGAGGCGGCGGCGATCGGCCTGTTCGGCGGGCGCCGCTGGATCCGGCTCGATCCCGCCGCTGACGATGCCTGCGATGCCATTGCGGCGTTGCTGGAGGCACCGGCAGCGGGCAATCCGGTCGCCGCGATCGGCGGAACCCTGCGCAAGGATGCGCGCCTGCTGAAGCTCGTCCAGGCAAGCGGCGCGGCGCTTGCCCATGCGAGCTATCTGCCCGAAGGACGCGACGCCGATGCGCTGGTGACCGAGATGGCACGCGCGCTCGGGCTGCAGGCGCGGCCGGACGTCGCGCGCCGGCTGGCCTCCGCCACCGGCGGCGATCGCGCGATCATCGGGCAGGAGCTGGAGAAGCTCGCCCTCTATCTCGATGCCGCCCCCGAACGGCCGCACCCGCTGGAGCATGACGCGCTGGACGCCCTGGGTGCCGCGACCGAGGAAGGCGACCTTTCGCGCCTGACGCGCGCGGTCTTCTCCGGCGAGCCGCAGGCGGTCGACGAGGAGCTGGCGCGGCTCGCGAGCGAAGGGGTGGAGGGGATCACGGTGTTGCGTGCCTTGTCGCGCCGGGCGTTGCAGCTGGCGCAGCTGCGGGCGCAGATGGCGGCGGGCGACAGCGTCGAGCATGTGATGCAGACCGCGGGGCGCGCAATCTTCTGGAAGGAGCAGGCGCAGATCCGCGCCGAACTGATGCGCTGGACGCCGGAGGGGCTGGCGACCGCCATCGGCCGGCTGGCGGAGGCGGAACGGCAGGTGAAGTCGCCCGGTTATCCCGGACATGCGCTCGTCGAACAGGAACTGTTGGCAATCAGCCGCTTCGCCGCACGCCGGCGTTAG